The proteins below come from a single Necator americanus strain Aroian chromosome V, whole genome shotgun sequence genomic window:
- a CDS encoding hypothetical protein (NECATOR_CHRV.G18544.T1), translated as MNTLADYGDESDEESPRRRSFVVEREPAEVASSTNSQHNSTHSSPHHKSPDVSPRPRRDSDMMFDGIRAPLSTSPSRITFYPGDGDMMFDEPRRYSSFSDHSDHSDTAEFREPPPPKRKVDHSPSPSLPTPTSKIPQVSSAVSLVSYSGAEDEKEDAFERADRAAENVSRPASPPSGMVEPRPPERVSQDSETDDENERLIDMALEDGRNAMKQIEDGGSTGSGGWTPRPYDSPLHGVDHEIDSKRVDTPPHQEVNIPPAPTTECDPELVEIFYKHFERKAAGIDVNVSVQARKDFQNPSSYEQLILNFGIDEVATLLHPKLLTVNYPRCCRYEKIAEDQRKHMDSIAAAKKGASSGASSSSATVKKKG; from the exons ATGAATACTTTGGCAGACTACGGGGATGAAAGCGACGAAGAATCACCGCGACGACGTTCATTTGTGGTTGAACGTGAGCCAG CTGAAGTAGCTAGTTCCACTAATTCCCAACACAACAGCACGCATTCATCCCCGCATCATAAAAGTCCTGATGTTTCACCGAGACCAAGAAGGGATTCTGATATGATGTTTGATG gaataagggcgccactgagtacCTCTCCCTCCCGAATTACATTTTACCCCGGAG ACGGCGACATGATGTTCGATGAGCCACGTCGTTACTCTTCGTTTAGTGATCACAGCGATCATAGCGATACCGCAGAATTTCGGGAACCACCACCACCGAAGAGGAAAGTGGACCATTCTCCATCACCATCTCTTCCTACCCCAACAAGCAAAATACCTCAA GTTTCATCAGCTGTTTCCCTTGTCTCATACAGTGGTGCCGAAGATGAGAAGGAAGATGCTTTTGAAAGAG CCGATCGTGCAGCTGAAAACGTTTCGCGACCAGCGTCACCACCATCAGGAATGGTGGAACCTCGGCCGCCGGAAAGAGTCAGCCAG GACAGCGAAACCGATGACGAAAATGAGCGGCTCATAGATATGGCTCTCGAGGATGGCCGCAATGCCATGAAACAG ATCGAAGACGGAGGATCCACGGGATCTGGCGGTTGGACGCCACGCCCATATGACAGCCCATTACATGGAGTAGATCATGAGATTGATTCAAAG AGAGTCGACACACCACCTCATCAAGAAGTTAATATACCACCAGCACCAACTACCGAGTGCGACCCAGAATTGGTG GAGATTTTTTACAAACATTTTGAACGGAAGGCAGCTGGCATTGACGTAAATGTTTCTGTCCAAGCACGAAAGGACTTTCAAAACCCTTCCAGTTATGAACAATTGATTTTAAACTTTGGAATTGATGAAGTTG CAACTCTTCTGCACCCGAAATTGCTTACGGTGAACTATCCTCGATGTTGCCGATACGAAAAAATAG CAGAGGACCAGAGGAAGCATATGGACAGTATAGCAGCAGCAAAGAAAGGAGCATCTAGCGGAGCGTCTTCATCATCAGCTACAGTTAAAAAGAAGGGCTGA
- a CDS encoding hypothetical protein (NECATOR_CHRV.G18544.T2) — protein sequence MNTLADYGDESDEESPRRRSFVVEREPAEVASSTNSQHNSTHSSPHHKSPDVSPRPRRDSDMMFDDGDMMFDEPRRYSSFSDHSDHSDTAEFREPPPPKRKVDHSPSPSLPTPTSKIPQVSSAVSLVSYSGAEDEKEDAFERADRAAENVSRPASPPSGMVEPRPPERVSQDSETDDENERLIDMALEDGRNAMKQIEDGGSTGSGGWTPRPYDSPLHGVDHEIDSKRVDTPPHQEVNIPPAPTTECDPELVEIFYKHFERKAAGIDVNVSVQARKDFQNPSSYEQLILNFGIDEVATLLHPKLLTVNYPRCCRYEKIAEDQRKHMDSIAAAKKGASSGASSSSATVKKKG from the exons ATGAATACTTTGGCAGACTACGGGGATGAAAGCGACGAAGAATCACCGCGACGACGTTCATTTGTGGTTGAACGTGAGCCAG CTGAAGTAGCTAGTTCCACTAATTCCCAACACAACAGCACGCATTCATCCCCGCATCATAAAAGTCCTGATGTTTCACCGAGACCAAGAAGGGATTCTGATATGATGTTTGATG ACGGCGACATGATGTTCGATGAGCCACGTCGTTACTCTTCGTTTAGTGATCACAGCGATCATAGCGATACCGCAGAATTTCGGGAACCACCACCACCGAAGAGGAAAGTGGACCATTCTCCATCACCATCTCTTCCTACCCCAACAAGCAAAATACCTCAA GTTTCATCAGCTGTTTCCCTTGTCTCATACAGTGGTGCCGAAGATGAGAAGGAAGATGCTTTTGAAAGAG CCGATCGTGCAGCTGAAAACGTTTCGCGACCAGCGTCACCACCATCAGGAATGGTGGAACCTCGGCCGCCGGAAAGAGTCAGCCAG GACAGCGAAACCGATGACGAAAATGAGCGGCTCATAGATATGGCTCTCGAGGATGGCCGCAATGCCATGAAACAG ATCGAAGACGGAGGATCCACGGGATCTGGCGGTTGGACGCCACGCCCATATGACAGCCCATTACATGGAGTAGATCATGAGATTGATTCAAAG AGAGTCGACACACCACCTCATCAAGAAGTTAATATACCACCAGCACCAACTACCGAGTGCGACCCAGAATTGGTG GAGATTTTTTACAAACATTTTGAACGGAAGGCAGCTGGCATTGACGTAAATGTTTCTGTCCAAGCACGAAAGGACTTTCAAAACCCTTCCAGTTATGAACAATTGATTTTAAACTTTGGAATTGATGAAGTTG CAACTCTTCTGCACCCGAAATTGCTTACGGTGAACTATCCTCGATGTTGCCGATACGAAAAAATAG CAGAGGACCAGAGGAAGCATATGGACAGTATAGCAGCAGCAAAGAAAGGAGCATCTAGCGGAGCGTCTTCATCATCAGCTACAGTTAAAAAGAAGGGCTGA